Proteins encoded in a region of the Acomys russatus chromosome 14, mAcoRus1.1, whole genome shotgun sequence genome:
- the Kbtbd3 gene encoding kelch repeat and BTB domain-containing protein 3 isoform X1, whose product MDNSYDLNEQSSWNGISSEKKNNFLTSEDHGQKILSVLQSFREQNVFYDFKIILKEEIIPCHRCVLAACSDFFRAMFEVNMKERDDGSVTITNLSSNAVKAFLDYAYSGKTKITDDNVEMFFQLSSFLQDSFLSKACSDFLIKSINLVNCLHLLSLSDSYGSAHLFNHALYFVQRHFHLLFKSSEFLEMNFGVLQKCLESDELNVPEEEMVLKVVLTWIKYNLESRQKHLPHLITKVRLHQLSEDTLQDCLLSEEYLLKSTNCFDTIMDAIKCVQGSCGLFPDARPSTTEKYIFIHKTEENGENQYTFCYNIKTDSWKILPQSHLIDLPGSSLSSYGEKIFLTGGCKGKCCRKIRLHIAESYHDATDQTWCYCPIKNEFFLVSTMKTPRTMHTSVMALNRLFVIGGKTRGSQDIKSLLDVESYDPLSKEWTSVSPLPRGIYYPEASACQNVIYVLGSEVEMADAFNPSLDCFFKYNATTDQWSELVAEFGQFFHATLIKAVPVNCTLYICDLSTYKVYSFCPDTCVWKGEGSFECAGFNAGAIGIEDKIYILGGDYAPDEITDEVQVYHSSRSEWEEVSPMPRALTEFYCQFIQFNKYRDPWFSNHF is encoded by the exons ATGGATAATTCATATGATTTAAATGAACAAAGCTCATGGAATGGAATCTcatctgagaagaaaaataattttcttacatCAGAAGATCATGGACAGAAAATCTTAAGTGTGCTGCAGAGCTTTAGAGAGCAGAATGTCTTTTATGATTTCAAAATAatcttgaaagaagaaataatccCATGTCATCGTTGTGTGTTGGCAGCATGCAGTGACTTTTTCAG ggcTATGTTCGAAGTTaacatgaaagaaagagatgATGGAAGTGTTACCATTACTAACTTATCCTCCAACGCAGTAAAGGCATTTCTTGACTATGCCTATTccggaaaaacaaaaataacggATGATAACGTGGAAATGTTCTTCCAGTTGTCATCCTTTCTTCAGGATTCCTTCCTGTCTAAAGCTTGCAGtgactttttaataaaaagcatcAATCTTGTCAATTGTTTACATTTGTTATCTCTGTCAGACAGCTATGGCTCTGCCCATTTGTTCAATCATGCTTTATATTTTGTACAGCGTCACTTTCATCTGTTGTTTAAATCCAGCGAGTTTTTAGAGATGAATTTTGGAGTGCTGCAAAAGTGTCTGGAATCAGATGAGTTAAATGTACCTGAAGAAGAAATGGTCCTGAAGGTTGTCCTCACATGGATTAAATATAATTTAGAGTCCAGGCAAAAGCACCTGCCACACTTGATTACAAAAGTAAGATTACATCAATTATCTGAGGACACACTTCAAGACTGTCTTCTCAGTGAGGAGTATTTACTCAAAAGCACAAACTGTTTTGATACAATCATGGATGCCATTAAGTGTGTTCAAGGTTCTTGTGGCCTTTTCCCTGATGCTCGGCCATCCAcaactgaaaaatatatattcatccataaaacagaggaaaatggagaaaatcaATATACATTTTGCTATAATATTAAGACTGACTCATGGAAAATATTGCCACAATCACATCTGATTGATTTGCCAGGATCTAGTCTCTCTAGCTATGGAGAGAAAATATTCTTGACAGGTGGTTGCAAAGGGAAGTGCTGTAGAAAGATTCGACTTCATATTGCTGAGTCTTACCATGACGCCACTGACCAGACCTGGTGCTACtgtccaattaaaaatgagtttttcttGGTTTCAACCATGAAAACCCCAAGAACCATGCATACATCAGTCATGGCTCTCAATCGATTATTTGTAATAGGTGGAAAAACTAGAGGATCCCAGGACATTAAAAGTCTCTTAGATGTTGAATCTTATGACCCACTGTCCAAAGAGTGGACATCAGTTAGCCCTTTACCCAGAGGCATCTATTACCCAGAAGCCAGTGCATGCCAGAATGTCATTTATGTTCTTGGATCTGAGGTAGAGATGGCAGATGCTTTTAACCCATCACTTGATTGCTTTTTTAAATACAATGCTACAACTGACCAGTGGTCTGAACTAGTAGCAGAGTTTGGACAATTTTTTCATGCTACTCTAATTAAAGCTGTCCCAGTAAATTGTACACTGTACATATGTGATCTTTCCACCTATAAGGTATATAGTTTTTGTCCTGATACTTGCGTTTGGAAAGGAGAAGGATCTTTTGAGTGTGCAGGCTTTAATGCAGGTGCAATTGGGATTGAGGATAAGATTTACATATTAGGTGGAGATTATGCACCAGATGAGATCACAGATGAGGTGCAGGTCTACCACAGCAGCAGGTCAGAGTGGGAAGAGGTGTCACCGATGCCAAGAGCCTTAACTGAATTTTACTGCCAATTCATTCAGtttaacaaatacagagacccatggTTTTCTAATCATTTCTAA
- the Kbtbd3 gene encoding kelch repeat and BTB domain-containing protein 3 isoform X2, producing the protein MFEVNMKERDDGSVTITNLSSNAVKAFLDYAYSGKTKITDDNVEMFFQLSSFLQDSFLSKACSDFLIKSINLVNCLHLLSLSDSYGSAHLFNHALYFVQRHFHLLFKSSEFLEMNFGVLQKCLESDELNVPEEEMVLKVVLTWIKYNLESRQKHLPHLITKVRLHQLSEDTLQDCLLSEEYLLKSTNCFDTIMDAIKCVQGSCGLFPDARPSTTEKYIFIHKTEENGENQYTFCYNIKTDSWKILPQSHLIDLPGSSLSSYGEKIFLTGGCKGKCCRKIRLHIAESYHDATDQTWCYCPIKNEFFLVSTMKTPRTMHTSVMALNRLFVIGGKTRGSQDIKSLLDVESYDPLSKEWTSVSPLPRGIYYPEASACQNVIYVLGSEVEMADAFNPSLDCFFKYNATTDQWSELVAEFGQFFHATLIKAVPVNCTLYICDLSTYKVYSFCPDTCVWKGEGSFECAGFNAGAIGIEDKIYILGGDYAPDEITDEVQVYHSSRSEWEEVSPMPRALTEFYCQFIQFNKYRDPWFSNHF; encoded by the coding sequence ATGTTCGAAGTTaacatgaaagaaagagatgATGGAAGTGTTACCATTACTAACTTATCCTCCAACGCAGTAAAGGCATTTCTTGACTATGCCTATTccggaaaaacaaaaataacggATGATAACGTGGAAATGTTCTTCCAGTTGTCATCCTTTCTTCAGGATTCCTTCCTGTCTAAAGCTTGCAGtgactttttaataaaaagcatcAATCTTGTCAATTGTTTACATTTGTTATCTCTGTCAGACAGCTATGGCTCTGCCCATTTGTTCAATCATGCTTTATATTTTGTACAGCGTCACTTTCATCTGTTGTTTAAATCCAGCGAGTTTTTAGAGATGAATTTTGGAGTGCTGCAAAAGTGTCTGGAATCAGATGAGTTAAATGTACCTGAAGAAGAAATGGTCCTGAAGGTTGTCCTCACATGGATTAAATATAATTTAGAGTCCAGGCAAAAGCACCTGCCACACTTGATTACAAAAGTAAGATTACATCAATTATCTGAGGACACACTTCAAGACTGTCTTCTCAGTGAGGAGTATTTACTCAAAAGCACAAACTGTTTTGATACAATCATGGATGCCATTAAGTGTGTTCAAGGTTCTTGTGGCCTTTTCCCTGATGCTCGGCCATCCAcaactgaaaaatatatattcatccataaaacagaggaaaatggagaaaatcaATATACATTTTGCTATAATATTAAGACTGACTCATGGAAAATATTGCCACAATCACATCTGATTGATTTGCCAGGATCTAGTCTCTCTAGCTATGGAGAGAAAATATTCTTGACAGGTGGTTGCAAAGGGAAGTGCTGTAGAAAGATTCGACTTCATATTGCTGAGTCTTACCATGACGCCACTGACCAGACCTGGTGCTACtgtccaattaaaaatgagtttttcttGGTTTCAACCATGAAAACCCCAAGAACCATGCATACATCAGTCATGGCTCTCAATCGATTATTTGTAATAGGTGGAAAAACTAGAGGATCCCAGGACATTAAAAGTCTCTTAGATGTTGAATCTTATGACCCACTGTCCAAAGAGTGGACATCAGTTAGCCCTTTACCCAGAGGCATCTATTACCCAGAAGCCAGTGCATGCCAGAATGTCATTTATGTTCTTGGATCTGAGGTAGAGATGGCAGATGCTTTTAACCCATCACTTGATTGCTTTTTTAAATACAATGCTACAACTGACCAGTGGTCTGAACTAGTAGCAGAGTTTGGACAATTTTTTCATGCTACTCTAATTAAAGCTGTCCCAGTAAATTGTACACTGTACATATGTGATCTTTCCACCTATAAGGTATATAGTTTTTGTCCTGATACTTGCGTTTGGAAAGGAGAAGGATCTTTTGAGTGTGCAGGCTTTAATGCAGGTGCAATTGGGATTGAGGATAAGATTTACATATTAGGTGGAGATTATGCACCAGATGAGATCACAGATGAGGTGCAGGTCTACCACAGCAGCAGGTCAGAGTGGGAAGAGGTGTCACCGATGCCAAGAGCCTTAACTGAATTTTACTGCCAATTCATTCAGtttaacaaatacagagacccatggTTTTCTAATCATTTCTAA